A stretch of uncultured Fibrobacter sp. DNA encodes these proteins:
- a CDS encoding carboxymuconolactone decarboxylase family protein, with translation MARVHLKQPNELTGEAKAAYEKLDAAGKVTNMKLVMLQDYGIYKAFMGWYDAWESLEKTVGLRAATIFAHSVSTTNGCLLCSLFFISDLKALGLDPNNFETSENEKLLQQLGQQIVKDPTKVPDELFEGLRKFYTDEQIIIIVGFGAQMQATNNFNSVLGVDVDKRLLPLKELFKPATWRENIK, from the coding sequence ATGGCAAGAGTACATTTAAAACAACCGAATGAATTGACTGGCGAAGCAAAGGCGGCTTACGAAAAGTTGGATGCTGCTGGCAAGGTGACCAACATGAAGTTGGTAATGCTCCAGGATTACGGTATCTACAAGGCTTTCATGGGCTGGTACGATGCTTGGGAAAGTCTCGAAAAGACGGTGGGTCTGCGTGCTGCAACGATTTTTGCACACTCGGTTTCTACGACGAACGGCTGCCTTCTTTGCTCGCTGTTCTTCATTAGCGACCTGAAGGCTCTGGGTCTCGATCCGAACAACTTCGAAACTTCGGAAAACGAGAAGCTTTTGCAGCAACTGGGCCAGCAGATCGTGAAGGATCCGACTAAGGTTCCGGACGAACTTTTCGAAGGCCTCCGCAAGTTCTATACCGACGAACAGATCATCATTATCGTGGGCTTTGGCGCCCAGATGCAGGCGACGAACAACTTCAATTCTGTCTTGGGCGTCGACGTCGACAAGCGTCTGTTGCCCTTGAAGGAATTGTTCAAGCCGGCAACTTGGAGAGAAAATATCAAGTAA
- a CDS encoding ABC transporter permease: MNFVLTISGFLIAFLVNLLFPQVAENVRIKEYVFGGFTVDDNLAYRLVLLAIIAYYAVYAVVLFVHKARADKVTKFFAGAKFRFAVGLALAAWDILGTKLLFLPQPFFPGPAIIMDAFIGDTKFIWQNTLYSLRLFVAGFSVGVVTGVLTGVLIGWYPKARYWILPVLNICGVIPAVAWMPFALTLFPTSFAAATFLIAICSWFPVATMTADGVQGTPKSLFELSRTFGAGQLYQIFHIAIPHAMPQIFTGIMTAAAFGFTTLVMAEMMGQPGGLGYYINTSKVWSAYYKVFAAIVVMAVLFSAILKVVGVVQRYVLRWQKGVVR, encoded by the coding sequence ATGAATTTTGTACTGACGATTTCAGGATTCCTGATTGCTTTTTTGGTGAACTTACTTTTTCCGCAGGTAGCCGAGAATGTGCGAATCAAGGAATATGTTTTTGGCGGGTTTACGGTTGACGACAATTTGGCGTACCGTTTGGTTTTGCTCGCCATTATTGCCTATTACGCTGTTTACGCGGTAGTGCTGTTTGTCCACAAGGCGAGAGCCGATAAGGTGACTAAATTTTTTGCGGGCGCGAAGTTTCGTTTTGCAGTTGGCTTGGCGCTTGCCGCATGGGATATTCTTGGAACCAAGTTGCTGTTTTTACCGCAGCCATTCTTTCCGGGGCCTGCGATTATTATGGACGCCTTTATTGGCGATACCAAATTCATTTGGCAGAATACGCTTTATTCGCTGCGCCTTTTCGTGGCCGGATTTTCGGTGGGCGTGGTGACGGGTGTGTTGACTGGTGTGCTGATTGGTTGGTATCCGAAGGCTCGTTACTGGATTTTGCCGGTGCTCAACATTTGCGGCGTGATTCCGGCGGTGGCGTGGATGCCTTTTGCCTTGACGCTTTTCCCGACTTCGTTTGCGGCGGCGACTTTCTTGATTGCGATTTGCTCCTGGTTCCCGGTGGCGACCATGACGGCCGACGGGGTGCAGGGTACGCCGAAGTCGTTGTTTGAACTTTCGCGCACTTTTGGCGCGGGGCAGCTGTACCAGATTTTCCATATTGCGATTCCCCATGCAATGCCGCAGATTTTTACGGGCATTATGACGGCGGCTGCGTTTGGCTTTACTACGCTCGTGATGGCCGAAATGATGGGGCAGCCGGGCGGTCTTGGCTATTACATTAACACTTCAAAAGTCTGGAGCGCTTATTACAAGGTGTTTGCGGCGATTGTCGTGATGGCTGTGCTGTTCTCGGCGATTTTGAAGGTGGTTGGCGTGGTGCAGCGTTATGTGCTTCGCTGGCAGAAAGGCGTTGTGCGATAG
- a CDS encoding DUF4418 family protein has protein sequence MKQYKIFVIANLIFGILLIVLTKMILPVCHPMGGGVMRCGTSTTVDAVLGLVLLVIAVLAARFLKKKAHVILSVLSLVVGIFVSLVPTVIVGTCPHAHMACHAVTAPVLAVFGVLIALFATLNLIFLKLRRRNEQDEH, from the coding sequence ATGAAACAGTACAAAATATTTGTTATTGCGAATCTGATTTTCGGCATTTTGCTGATTGTCCTTACCAAAATGATCCTGCCTGTTTGTCACCCGATGGGCGGTGGCGTAATGCGTTGCGGTACGTCAACAACGGTTGACGCCGTTTTGGGACTTGTCTTGTTGGTAATTGCCGTTTTGGCGGCAAGGTTCCTTAAGAAAAAGGCTCATGTCATTCTTTCTGTGTTATCGCTTGTGGTGGGTATTTTTGTTTCACTGGTACCAACAGTGATTGTGGGAACATGCCCGCACGCACATATGGCATGCCACGCAGTAACAGCCCCCGTGCTTGCCGTTTTTGGGGTGCTGATTGCGCTTTTTGCAACGCTGAATTTGATTTTCTTGAAATTGAGGAGGCGAAATGAACAAGACGAACATTGA
- a CDS encoding ABC transporter ATP-binding protein yields MTDILDKEKILKIRDVNRSFIDERTGEPRQILKDINLSVFEGEFISILGASGCGKTTLLRLIAGLDPVQDGKIILDGEPVHGPDSKRGYVFQQGCLFPWLTVEDNIAMGLKIRGVYKQNKDKVHEIIEKIGLGGFEKNFPHQISGGMAQRVAIARALINDPEILLLDEPMGALDSFTRADIQNLLLELRKERNTTMILVTHDIDEALYLSDRIVIMTPRPGRISEVLEIRDSFPRERGSAQFLEKRRNILERFNLARSNTAPEYII; encoded by the coding sequence ATGACGGATATTTTAGATAAAGAAAAAATCTTGAAGATTCGCGATGTAAACCGCTCCTTCATCGATGAACGCACGGGCGAACCGCGACAGATTTTGAAAGATATCAATCTTTCTGTTTTTGAGGGCGAATTCATTTCGATTCTGGGTGCATCGGGTTGCGGCAAGACGACGCTTTTGCGCTTGATTGCAGGACTCGATCCTGTTCAAGATGGCAAGATTATTCTTGATGGTGAACCGGTGCATGGGCCAGATTCCAAGCGTGGTTACGTGTTCCAGCAGGGTTGCCTTTTCCCGTGGCTCACGGTAGAAGATAACATCGCGATGGGTCTCAAGATTCGCGGCGTTTATAAACAGAATAAGGACAAGGTTCACGAAATTATTGAGAAAATCGGTCTTGGCGGATTCGAGAAGAATTTTCCGCACCAGATTAGTGGCGGTATGGCGCAGCGCGTGGCAATTGCGCGTGCGTTGATTAATGATCCTGAAATCTTGTTGCTTGATGAACCCATGGGGGCGCTGGATTCGTTTACCCGTGCTGACATCCAGAACTTGCTTTTGGAGCTTCGCAAGGAACGCAACACCACCATGATTCTGGTGACGCACGATATTGACGAAGCGCTTTATTTGTCTGATCGTATCGTGATTATGACGCCGCGTCCGGGGCGCATTAGCGAGGTGCTTGAAATTCGCGACAGCTTCCCGCGTGAAAGAGGCTCGGCGCAGTTCCTGGAAAAGCGTCGCAACATCTTGGAACGCTTTAATTTGGCGCGTTCCAATACTGCACCGGAATACATCATTTAA